The following is a genomic window from Sutcliffiella horikoshii.
CCGCATGGTGGTCCCCAGGCATCTGAACGAAAATTCTTCCGCTCCTATTTCCAATTCCTTGTTAATCGCGGATTTAGTATTTTTGCACCGAATTTCCGAGGATCATCCAATTATGGACTAACTTATATGAAAATGGTAGAGGGAGACTGGGGTCATGGACCTCGGCTAGATAACATCCATGGTTTAGAATGGATAATCGAAAAAGGATATGCAGAAAGAGAAAAAATATTCCTTATGGGCGGCAGCTATGGTGGTTACATGGCGTTACTTCTCCATGGGCGTCATCCTGAATATTTCAAAGCAGTCATTGATATATTTGGTGTCAGTAACTTGTTTTCCTTCATTGATTCTGTGCCAGAACATTGGAAACCGATCATGAAACAATGGGTTGGAGATCCGGTAGAGGATAAAGAACGACTGACAATCGATTCTCCAATCACTTACCTTGATACAATGACAAAACCAATGTTAATTATCCAAGGTGCGAACGATCCGCGAGTGGTCAAGAAAGAATCCGATCAGATTGTGGATGCTTTAAAAGAAAAAGGCAGAGAAGTGGAATATCTTGTTCTTGATGATGAAGGGCATGGCTTCTCTAAGAAGGAAAATGAAATAAAAGTATTCAGGTCAATCTTGAATTTTTTAGAAAAACACCTTTAATTTTTTTGACATTTGTTTAGGACTCGGGTTTATACTCAGAGTCCTATTTTTTTTGCTTAACATGTTATGGCGCTCTAGTCGTAGCCTCTTCTACGCCTCAAGAAGTATTTTCCAAAAAAGGCTTTTTATTTGATTAATTAGCGCATATAATCAATTTTGGGAGTTGGAAAATTATTCTTATTTTTCTTAATTGAGGGGAGAATTTTGGGATGTCGATGATGGAATTTATTTTAAAAAGGAAAATTGCTGTTGGGCTATTAGTTGTGTTTGTATTTATGATCGGCTTTTACTCACTGAACAAACTAGATCAAGAATTAATGCCACCGATTTCTTTTGATATGACCATTGTACAGGTAGATGCCGGACAAATGCCGGTACTGGATGTAGAAGATAAAGTGACAAAACCGATTGAACAGATTTTAAGTGGAATGGATGGTGTGGATTCCCATACTTCCGCAACCTATGTTGGAAAGTCTTCTATTACTGTCATGATAGAAGAGGGAAGAGGGGATGAAGTACATAAGAATATTGAGGCTGCAGTAGCCCCTTTATCCACTCAAATCCCCGGAGTTCAGTATATTAATAGCTTTCAAATGACTACAAGCCAGGAATATGAATTTTATATGGATATTTTTAATGGTAATATGGAGGACATTTCAGCCTTTGCTAGAAATGTGGTAGAACCTAGACTAGAAGCATTGCCAGAAGTAAGAGATGTGAAGTTTGATGGATTAGAAGAGAACGAAGTGGTCATTACATTCAAGGGTGATGAACTATCGGACGCTGGTGTGGACTCCCAGCAAATCATTCAAACCATTCAACAGTCTAATCTAATCACTTCATTTGGGGAACTATCGGAGGAAGTAAACGAGCCGACATTAAGATGGAACACCTCCTTAACAAATGTCGAGGATATTAAAGGGATTTTAATACCCACCATGTCTGGGGTGAAAGAACTTAGCCAACTAGCTGATATTGAACTGCAGGTTCGAGAGACTACATCTGGCGTATGGAAGGACGGAAGCCAGGATGTAGTAATGGTTCAAATTGGGCGTGTTTCTGAGGTTACGCAAATTGAAATGGCAGAAGCGGTCCGTGCTGAAGTCGAGAAAATAAGAGAAGAAGGGCTTGTTTCCGGATTTGAGTTTGAAGAAATAGTAGCTCAGGCCGATTATGTCAGCGAAGCGGTGGATGGTGTTTCAAGCAACATTCTAATTGGGGGAATACTTGCCATCGTGGTGTTATTCCTGTTCCTCCGAAATGTCAGAGCAACCATGATCATTGGAATTTCCATCCCCTTATCCATTCTACTCACCTTTGCGAGCATGTGGTTATTGGGATACAGCCTTAATATGCTGAGTTTAATAGCGCTTGGGTTAGGAATTGGAATGATGGTGGATGCTTCCATCGTTATTTTAGAGTCCATTTATCGAAAAAAAGAACAAGGTTTAAAGAATCGGGAAGCTGTAATAGTTGGAGTAAAGGAAGTTGCATCTGCGGTATTTGCTTCCATGCTGACTACCATCGTTGTGTTTTTACCTATCGGTTTGTTAGGTGGAGAAGCAGGCAAGTTCATGATTATATTATCTGTTGTGGTGATTGTGACACTCGTAAGTTCAGTTGTAGTTTCTTTTACACTAATACCATCCCTTTCTGAAAATTTCTTGAAATTGACGAAAAGGCAACAGAATAAAAAAGAAAGTAAAATTATCCTGTCCTATGGTAGGTTCATTAAATGGCTGACTGGTAAAAAACGTAGACGCTACGGTGTTATCTTCCTGTTTTGCCTAATGTTTATTGGGTCTTTGGCTTTAGTTACAAAAGTTCCGATGACCATCATGCCTGACATGTATAATCGCTATTCGGAAATTATGGTTTCATTAGATAAAGGTGTTACACCAGATCAGAAAAATGAAATTGCAGAAGCAATACATTCCAAGCTCGTTGATATTCCAGATGTTAAGGAAGGTTTTGTACTGGATCAAATTGAATTCATGTTTGTGCTGATCAATATGACTCCAGAAGAAGAAGCTACCTTAGAGCAAAAAGAGGTAAACGAACAGATTCTCAAGGGATTGCTTGAACTAAAAGAAGATTATCCTGTCATGGATGTTACCTCCGTAATGAGCGCTGGAGCCAGTTATCCGGTTCAAATTGAGTTAAGTGGAGAAGATCTTGATGGGTTGACTTCGTTATCCTCTGATTTGGTAAAAGAACTGAACGATATAGATGGGATCATGGGCACCACAACTTCACTTGGAACATTGATGGATGAGGAACTAATTGTGCTTAATGAAGCAGCCATGACAAAGGACGGAATTACTCCGCTACAAATTTTTGGTCAATTAAATAATTTTACTTCATCTGTTCCAATTGGTGCATTGCAAGATGAAGGCGCAACACCTATCTTAGTTGCCCCAAATGAAGTAATTACAAACAAAAATGAGTTATTAGATCTTGAGGTGACAACACAAGACGGACCAAAGAGACTTTCTAATTATGTGTCGTTTGAACAAGTAAAAGCACCCGGCCAAATTGATCATAAAGACGGGGAACGGGTTGTCAAAGTTCTTGCGAATATCGAGGATCGCGATTTAGGTTCTGTTAACAGAGATGTGCAAGAAATAGTGGAGAATTTTGATACACCAGATGGCTATAGTATCTCGGTTGGAGGAAGTCTTGAGCAGCAACAAGAAGCAATACAGGATATGTTAGTTATCTTAGCCATAGCCATATTCTTGGTATATGTTGTGATGGCCGTTCAATTCAACCACTTACTCCACCCGATCATTGTGATGACAATTATCCCAATGACTTTTACCGGTGTTATTTTAGGATTACTGCTAACACAGCGTGAATTGAGTATTATGTCAGGGATGGGTGTCATAATGTTAATCGGGATTGTATTAAATAATGCTATCCTATTGATTGACCGAGCTAAACAACTGAGAGCAGATAATTATGGTGCAGGGGAAGCGATGGTAGAAGCAGGTATGAACCGGATACGTCCGATCTTCATGACTACGTTGACAACAGTTGGTGGAATGTTGCCGCTTGCCATTTCTACAGGAGCTGCAAGCAACTACCAGGCACCTTTAGCCACTGTTGTGATTGCAGGACTATTGTTCTCAACTTTAATAACATTGGTACTGATTCCTTCTGTTTATATGCTTTTCCATGATCTTGGAGATGGTATTCGTAAAGTGTTCAAACGAAAAAGAAGAGATGAAACTGACATTTCTACAGCTAAAAAAGCAGGATAACGGGAAGCAAGCATCCATTGTCATAGAGATAATGGATGCTTGTTTCTATTATATGGTAACATATTAACTAATAAATTTTTTTAAAGGTGGTATACATACATATGAAAACACTCGTCTGTTTCGGTGATAGTTTGACAGCAAGGCATGAAGGAAAGGACAACCCTCGACTAACTGAAAAACTTTCAATTCAACTCCCTAAGTTCAGAGTTGTCAACGCAGGGGTATCTGCAAATACCACGAAGGACGCATTAAGAAGAATCGAAGAGAATGTATTAATTCATAGACCCGATTTAGTAACTGTATTATTCGGTTCAAATGATGCTGCAGCACATAAAAAAGTTGCACTTAAGACTTACGTAGAGAACATTTTCAAAATTACCGAACTAATTGGACCGGATAAAACGATACTCATCACACCACCTCCAGTAGATGAAAAGTTACAACCAAACAGGGAAAACAGCGAACTGGCTAAATATGCAGATGCAGTTAAACGGGTGTCAGAGGAAACAGGTTGTTATATGATTGACTTTTTCACAGAATTACACTCTAGACCGAATTATAAAGAGCTCTTGGTTGGCATATTAAATGATGGGTTGCATTTTGGTGATGCAGGCTATGATATTTTGGCAAATCTAATCACGGAAAAGATACATGAGATTGAATCAAACGGAGAACGGAAGTTTGATTAGAGCGGTAATATTTGATCTTGATGGCACACTTTTGGATAGGGATGCTTCATTAAAGAAGTTCATTGAAGACCAATATGAAAGGTACAAGCAAGCTTTCGCACACATACACAAGAATACCTATATTGATAGATTTATCGAATTGGATGCACGCGGATATGTGTGGAAGGATAAAGTCTATCAGCAGCTTGTAGATGAATTTCTAATAAATGCTCTTACTTGGGAAGAACTTTTGGATGATTATAGCTCTAACTTTCAATTCCACTGTACCCCTTTTGATAATGCAGAAAACACACTCCAGCGACTTTCTAAAGAAAACCTTTCATTAGGAATGATAACGAACGGTTTTGAGGTTTTCCAAATGAACAATTTAAAAGCACTTGGTATCGAACCCTTTTTTCAATCTATTCTTGTTTCGGAGCGGGAAGAAATAAAGAAACCTAATCCTGAAATTTTCCGCAGGTCCGCAGAGTTTCTTCAAGTGTCAATGAAGGAATGCCTTTTTGTTGGGGATCATCCCGAGAAGGATGTGACTGCTGCTAAAGCTGTTGGCATGACAACAGTTTGGAAAAGAGATTCTTATTGGGATGAAGCCGATGCAGACTTTATTATAGAAAATCTCGGTTGTTTGCCTGCTATTGTCAAATCCATAAATGAGAAGGAAGGCAGATAACATGGTTTTTGAAGAACTTACTTTAAAGCATGAGCTTTTAACAATCGATGAAAAAAAGATATTAAGAGATGAAATATATTGTGACAAATTGATAGATTCTATGATGAAGCACATCGGCTCAACAGACCCCGTTCTTCGTGATGAATTAATTTACACCAACCTTTCTAAATTTATTAATGGTGGGATCATCCCACAGAGTAAGATTCTTAATATGTTAGAAATATGTTTGGATGAGGAGCACCTGTTTTATAAAATTGGGGAAGAAAAGACAGACTCTGTTTTTACACGATCCTTCTCTTCTTTGGTTGTTGCTCTAATTTTAACGAAAGAGGATGGGACACTTCTTGATGCTAAGAAATTTCTAGAAATACAGACAGCAATCTTTAAGTATTTAGATAAAGAAAGGGATATTCGCGGATTTGTAGAAAATAAGGGTTGGGCACACAGTATCGCACATGGAGCAGATATGCTGACTGCTCTAATAAGTCACGCACATTTTAATATGAATCTACTGTCTGATGTGCTTAAAGCAATAGAAACTTCCCTTCTAAAGGATGTAGTGTACCAAGATGAGGAAGAAGAGCGGCTTATTTTTGCTGTAGAAGTCCTGTTAGAAAAAGGGATGGAGAAACAGATGCTTATGAATTGGATAAAAGCCCTCTCGTCTACTTTGAACAAGGAACATGTAAAAAGTGGACAAACATTGCCCTTTTATCGAAGTAAGATTAACATGACCAATTTCATGAAGTCCCTTTATTTTAGATTGAAGCTTATGAATCCTGATAAGGAACTGTTAGAATGCTTAGAACATGAAATTCATTACTGGTTCAGAAAAACTTATGGGCGAGGGTAGGTGTTGTAATTTTGATTCATCAAAAAGAAGAATTAATTATAAGAGAACTTCAACAAGGCAAGGATGAAAAATATTTATTAAAATGGTTGTCCGATCAAAAAGTGTTGGAGTTCTATGAGGGACGAGACATATCATTTACCAAGGAAGATATCATTAGGAAATTCTTTAATAGAGACGATGAAGTGTCTAGGTGTTTGGGCGTCTATCAAGGAAAAAACATAGGATATATTCAATTTTACCCAATTAATAATTCTACTAGCACACTAGCAGAATACTTTGAGATGGAGGGGGTTTATGGCCTAGATCAGTTTATAGGGGATTCCGACTATTGGAACAATGGGATAGGAACCCTGATCATTTCTTCCTTGGTTAATTACCTAATAACTCAAAAAGGGATCAACCGGCTAGTGATGGATCCAATGACATCCAATGGAAGAGCGATAAAATGTTATGAAAAATGTGGTTTTAATAAGGTACGAGTATTACATGAACATATTTTACATGAAGGACAATATAGAGATTGTTGGTTGATGGAACTTACAAGTTAAATACATAATTAACAATCTCTATAGGGTAAAGGGTTAATTAATACTAAAACCTAAATTGCTAAAGCCCTAAAGGTAATTGCAAGATAAAACATAAAGGGGAATAAAGTTATGATTACCCCCATTGTCTTAAACTTATTTTTAAACTGTAAGCTTAATCCGATAAGCCAAATGCCAAGTATAAGTAAATACCAGAGGTTGTATTGTGAAGTTTCTGTTTCTGATATACCTGGACCTGCCAACCATAGGGTCAGTAATAAAACAAATAAACCAGTCACTACATTCCAAGCTACTAGCATAAATCGTTTCAAATTAGTGGCCTCCTTTTATATAGGTTAGTGTAATTTTACACGATAAAAGTAGTAGATGTACATCTTTAATTCTGAAAATTAAATAATTTCGCTTTTTGAAACCTTATTCTTATTTGAATCGTAATATTTATGTCTTAATAATTTTTCATGTTGAATGGGGGAGTATGGATGTCTTTTTTTAACAAGGCATTGGCTAGTGTAGGTATTGGAGCTGCAAAGGTAGATACTAAATTGGCTGAATCAAGCTTCATAGCTGGTGAGGAAATACGAGGTATTGTAGAAATCACCGGTGGTTCTGTCGAACAGCAAATTGATGAAATTTACTTAACTTTATTAACAAATTATATTAAAGAATCTAATGATACAAAGGTCCATAAACAAGCAGTGCTAGAAAAAAAGAAAATCGTGGATCCGTTTGTGATTGGTATAAATGAAAAGAAGGAAATCCCTTTTACATTAACACTGCCACATGATACACCTGTAAGTATGGGCAGCACAAAAGTGTGGTTACAAACTGGATTGGACATAAAAAATGCAGTAGATCCTTCTGATAAAGATGTTGTACAAGTGAAACCATCTCCACTTATTTCAACCATTTTAAGTGCTGCGGAGCAATTAGGTTTTCGCTTAAGAAAAGTGGAGTGTGAAGCTGCGCCATATAGATGGAAAAATCATTTTCCGTTCATTCAGGAGTTCGAATTTGTTCCAACGTCCGGTCCATTCAGAGGGAAACTGGATGAAATTGAAATGATCTTTTCCAACAATAATGGAAGTTCAGTAGAATTGATTCTGCAAGTAGATCGTAAGGTTAGAGGACTTGGTAGTTTTCTATCAGAAGCACTGGAAATGGATGAAACGTTTATCAAAATGCGTGTTACGAATCAGGATCTTCCTGGCTTTAAGCAACAACTAGAAAGTACCATTCGCCGATATTGCTAAGAATAAGTTTTTAAGGAGGACACCCTTTTCTGGGGTGTTCTTTCTTGTGTGAAAAGAGTTGTTATTTCAAAAAATATAAATTAAACTAAAAATTCATTCAATTTATTTTAAAGGAGCGTGTTGTAATGACAAAATTAGGACTTATCCGACACGGAAGTACTGCCTGGAATAAGGAACGAAGAGCACAAGGCAGTTCTAATATTCCACTTGATCAAGATGGGATTAGGGATGCAGAAAGTTTGGCAGACAGAATAAAAGATGAAGAATGGGATGTTATCTACTCTAGTGATCTATTAAGAGCCATGCAAACCGCTGAAATTGTAGCAAGGAACCTGCAAGTTGACGAGGTGTTCTTAGACTCCAGACTCCAAGAAGTGAACGGTGGTCAAATTGAAGGTACGACAGAACCCGAAAGAATAGAAAAATGGGGAGAAAATTGGCGGGATCTGGACTTGGGGATAGAATCAAGGGAAATGGTAATAAAACGTGCCCTCTCGTTCATTGAAGAAGTAACAGAAAAACATAAAGATCAGAATGTACTAGTTGTAAGTCACGGGTCCTATATTAGACATGTATTAAGAGAATTGGTGAAAGACCTTAAAATGGAAGATCATCTTGAGAATACCTCTGTTTCCACTGTCAAAGTTCGTGAAGGACTGTGGGAATGTGAACTTTATAATTGCACGAAGCATCTTGGAGGCAAGTAGGAAATGGGTTCTCGATTAATGCACACCATTATTGCACATGAAATTGCTTCACGTATAGGTGTAGCGGATACTTCTTCATTCATTTTAGGAGCCATTGCACCGGATGCTGTCGCTCCTAAAGATTTTTCTCATTTTTATATAGGGGATTCAAACGATTACACTCGGTCTATTGATTATCAAGCTTTTTTACATAAATACAATAAGTACAAAAACAACCCCTATATTCTTGGATATTATACTCACCTGATAGCAGATGATATCTGGCTTAATGGCTTCTTTTTACCATGGTTAAAAAACAGGTTGGAAAATGATACTTCTTTATTAGAAAGATATCATAATGACTTTAAACTCTTAAATTCTAAATTGATGAGTCATTATAAGACGAACCGTGATTTATTAAAGGGAATTTTAGGAGCAGCACACCCCATGGAGATAGAGGAAGTGTCCATTACTCAGCTTTCATCTTTTATCCCTTACGTCGAACAAGATATGAAGCTTTTACAAACGGACAAGCCTTTACAAGTTTTTACGATGGAAATGATCATTGGCTATATCGAGACTTCCATTGACATGGGGGTGCAGTCGATAAAAACAAACATCTGATTGGAAAGTCTTGCTAAAATAGTGCTTTCTTTTGTATAATGAGAATATATGTTCGTGTACCGTAAAAGGAGGCATTTTTCTTGTTACAAACTGAAAAATATGTACTGAATCTCATTGAATCAGATGAATGGATGATGGATATTTTGAGAGTGGCAAAATCTCTTAATCTCCCAGATTGGTGGGTATGTGCTGGATTTGTCAGAACAAAAGTCTGGGATACATTACACGGGTATGACTGTAGAACTGCATTGCCTGATATCGATGTTATTTATTTTGATAAAAATGATGTATGTGAGGAAAAGGAAAAACATCATGAAAAAAGACTGCTAGAACTACGCCCAGTTGAACCATGGTCCGTTAAAAACCAGGCAAGGATGCATGTCATTAATAATTTACCTCCATATACTAATTCCACGGAAGCAATGTCTAAATTTCCAGAAACAGCTACGGCATTAGGAGTAAAATTAGATCAAGACAATCAATTACAATTAGCCGCTCCTTGCGGGGTTCAAGATCTGATAAATTTAAAGGTGAAGCCCACTCCTGTCTATAACAAAACAACAGAACATGCCAGGATTTATGAAACTCGCTTGAAACAGAAAAATTGGCAAGCATTATGGCCGATTATCACAATTTCACATGTGGAAGGTGTAAAATCATGACAGGACTTCTTCATCATATAGAATTGTATGTGTCGGACTTGAAGAAAACGAAAGAATTCTGGGGGTGGTTGCTCGAAGAACTGGGATATGAGCGCTATCAAGAATGGGAAAGAGGACAGAGTTGGAAAATAGAAAATACATATATAGTTTTTGTACAAACGGAAGAAAAATTTCTCGATATTCCTTATCATCGATGCAGAGTAGGCCTAAATCATCTTGCTTTTCATGCAGCATCACGTGATCAGGTTGACGAATTAACAGAAAAACTGAAGGCTCGGGGAGTAAATATGCTATATACCGATAGACATCCATATGCTGGCGGGGAAAACTACTATGCGGCATTTTTTGAAGATCCTGACCGGATTAAAGTAGAACTTGTGGCTCCTTGAGAATAATGATTTCAAAGGAGGAAAACAAATGATCAATACAGTATTACTTATAGGTATTGCTATTGGGGTAGGAACCATCATTTCCTATCTAGGACAGTTGGTTAAGCAAAATAAAAGAATCATAGAATTGTTGGAAACTAGAAATAACGGAGAGAAATGAAATGACTAAGATCAGTATGTATACGATGTGTCTTGTAGTGGACGGAGATAAAGTTCTCTTAATTGATAGGCCTGCAGATAAAGGATTTCCGGGATTCATAGGCCCAGG
Proteins encoded in this region:
- a CDS encoding HAD family hydrolase yields the protein MIRAVIFDLDGTLLDRDASLKKFIEDQYERYKQAFAHIHKNTYIDRFIELDARGYVWKDKVYQQLVDEFLINALTWEELLDDYSSNFQFHCTPFDNAENTLQRLSKENLSLGMITNGFEVFQMNNLKALGIEPFFQSILVSEREEIKKPNPEIFRRSAEFLQVSMKECLFVGDHPEKDVTAAKAVGMTTVWKRDSYWDEADADFIIENLGCLPAIVKSINEKEGR
- a CDS encoding VOC family protein, whose product is MMTGLLHHIELYVSDLKKTKEFWGWLLEELGYERYQEWERGQSWKIENTYIVFVQTEEKFLDIPYHRCRVGLNHLAFHAASRDQVDELTEKLKARGVNMLYTDRHPYAGGENYYAAFFEDPDRIKVELVAP
- a CDS encoding zinc dependent phospholipase C family protein — its product is MGSRLMHTIIAHEIASRIGVADTSSFILGAIAPDAVAPKDFSHFYIGDSNDYTRSIDYQAFLHKYNKYKNNPYILGYYTHLIADDIWLNGFFLPWLKNRLENDTSLLERYHNDFKLLNSKLMSHYKTNRDLLKGILGAAHPMEIEEVSITQLSSFIPYVEQDMKLLQTDKPLQVFTMEMIIGYIETSIDMGVQSIKTNI
- a CDS encoding nucleotidyltransferase family protein, encoding MMDILRVAKSLNLPDWWVCAGFVRTKVWDTLHGYDCRTALPDIDVIYFDKNDVCEEKEKHHEKRLLELRPVEPWSVKNQARMHVINNLPPYTNSTEAMSKFPETATALGVKLDQDNQLQLAAPCGVQDLINLKVKPTPVYNKTTEHARIYETRLKQKNWQALWPIITISHVEGVKS
- a CDS encoding GDSL-type esterase/lipase family protein, whose amino-acid sequence is MKTLVCFGDSLTARHEGKDNPRLTEKLSIQLPKFRVVNAGVSANTTKDALRRIEENVLIHRPDLVTVLFGSNDAAAHKKVALKTYVENIFKITELIGPDKTILITPPPVDEKLQPNRENSELAKYADAVKRVSEETGCYMIDFFTELHSRPNYKELLVGILNDGLHFGDAGYDILANLITEKIHEIESNGERKFD
- a CDS encoding DUF2785 domain-containing protein; the protein is MVFEELTLKHELLTIDEKKILRDEIYCDKLIDSMMKHIGSTDPVLRDELIYTNLSKFINGGIIPQSKILNMLEICLDEEHLFYKIGEEKTDSVFTRSFSSLVVALILTKEDGTLLDAKKFLEIQTAIFKYLDKERDIRGFVENKGWAHSIAHGADMLTALISHAHFNMNLLSDVLKAIETSLLKDVVYQDEEEERLIFAVEVLLEKGMEKQMLMNWIKALSSTLNKEHVKSGQTLPFYRSKINMTNFMKSLYFRLKLMNPDKELLECLEHEIHYWFRKTYGRG
- a CDS encoding histidine phosphatase family protein; translated protein: MTKLGLIRHGSTAWNKERRAQGSSNIPLDQDGIRDAESLADRIKDEEWDVIYSSDLLRAMQTAEIVARNLQVDEVFLDSRLQEVNGGQIEGTTEPERIEKWGENWRDLDLGIESREMVIKRALSFIEEVTEKHKDQNVLVVSHGSYIRHVLRELVKDLKMEDHLENTSVSTVKVREGLWECELYNCTKHLGGK
- a CDS encoding GNAT family N-acetyltransferase, whose amino-acid sequence is MIHQKEELIIRELQQGKDEKYLLKWLSDQKVLEFYEGRDISFTKEDIIRKFFNRDDEVSRCLGVYQGKNIGYIQFYPINNSTSTLAEYFEMEGVYGLDQFIGDSDYWNNGIGTLIISSLVNYLITQKGINRLVMDPMTSNGRAIKCYEKCGFNKVRVLHEHILHEGQYRDCWLMELTS
- a CDS encoding sporulation protein yields the protein MSFFNKALASVGIGAAKVDTKLAESSFIAGEEIRGIVEITGGSVEQQIDEIYLTLLTNYIKESNDTKVHKQAVLEKKKIVDPFVIGINEKKEIPFTLTLPHDTPVSMGSTKVWLQTGLDIKNAVDPSDKDVVQVKPSPLISTILSAAEQLGFRLRKVECEAAPYRWKNHFPFIQEFEFVPTSGPFRGKLDEIEMIFSNNNGSSVELILQVDRKVRGLGSFLSEALEMDETFIKMRVTNQDLPGFKQQLESTIRRYC
- a CDS encoding efflux RND transporter permease subunit; protein product: MSMMEFILKRKIAVGLLVVFVFMIGFYSLNKLDQELMPPISFDMTIVQVDAGQMPVLDVEDKVTKPIEQILSGMDGVDSHTSATYVGKSSITVMIEEGRGDEVHKNIEAAVAPLSTQIPGVQYINSFQMTTSQEYEFYMDIFNGNMEDISAFARNVVEPRLEALPEVRDVKFDGLEENEVVITFKGDELSDAGVDSQQIIQTIQQSNLITSFGELSEEVNEPTLRWNTSLTNVEDIKGILIPTMSGVKELSQLADIELQVRETTSGVWKDGSQDVVMVQIGRVSEVTQIEMAEAVRAEVEKIREEGLVSGFEFEEIVAQADYVSEAVDGVSSNILIGGILAIVVLFLFLRNVRATMIIGISIPLSILLTFASMWLLGYSLNMLSLIALGLGIGMMVDASIVILESIYRKKEQGLKNREAVIVGVKEVASAVFASMLTTIVVFLPIGLLGGEAGKFMIILSVVVIVTLVSSVVVSFTLIPSLSENFLKLTKRQQNKKESKIILSYGRFIKWLTGKKRRRYGVIFLFCLMFIGSLALVTKVPMTIMPDMYNRYSEIMVSLDKGVTPDQKNEIAEAIHSKLVDIPDVKEGFVLDQIEFMFVLINMTPEEEATLEQKEVNEQILKGLLELKEDYPVMDVTSVMSAGASYPVQIELSGEDLDGLTSLSSDLVKELNDIDGIMGTTTSLGTLMDEELIVLNEAAMTKDGITPLQIFGQLNNFTSSVPIGALQDEGATPILVAPNEVITNKNELLDLEVTTQDGPKRLSNYVSFEQVKAPGQIDHKDGERVVKVLANIEDRDLGSVNRDVQEIVENFDTPDGYSISVGGSLEQQQEAIQDMLVILAIAIFLVYVVMAVQFNHLLHPIIVMTIIPMTFTGVILGLLLTQRELSIMSGMGVIMLIGIVLNNAILLIDRAKQLRADNYGAGEAMVEAGMNRIRPIFMTTLTTVGGMLPLAISTGAASNYQAPLATVVIAGLLFSTLITLVLIPSVYMLFHDLGDGIRKVFKRKRRDETDISTAKKAG